The genomic window CAACCTGCTCTACATGTCCTCCACCAGCGACTCGGCAGGTGCCGTCTCCATCAACCTCACCTTCCGCGCCGGGACCGACCCGAACATCGCCCAGGTGCAGGTGCAGAACAAGCTGCAGCTCGCCACGCCGCTTCTGCCGCAGGTGGTGCAGAAGCAGGGGGTTCAGGTGGTGAAGTCTACCCGTAACTTCCTGATGGTCGTGGGGATCGTCTCAGAGGACAACAGCCTCAACCGCTACCAGCTCACCGACTATCTGGTGTCCAACGTCCAAGACCTGGTAAGCCGCGTCGAGGGGGTCGGGGAGGTGACCGTCTTCGGTTCCCAGAACGCCATGCGCGTTTGGATGAACCCCGACAAGCTGAACAACTTCAAGCTGACACCCAATGACGTATCCCTCGCGCTGCAGGCCCAGAATGCCCAGGTTTCGGCCGGCCAGTTCGGCGGCATGCCCGCGTCTCACGGGCAGCAGCTGAACGCGACCATCACGGCCAGGACGCTTCTGCAGAACCAGGAGCAGTTCGAGGAGATCGTGCTGCGCACCAACCCGGACGGCTCCACCGTCAAGCTAAGGGACGTGGCGAAGATAGACGTCGGCACCGAGAACTACGACATCCTGGCGCGCTACAAGGGAAAACCGGTCGCCGCCATGGCCCTGAGGCTCGCCGCGGGCGCGAACGCGCTCGACACCGCGGACCGCGTCAAGGCGAAAATGGCCGAGTTGGAGAAGTTCTTCCCGGCAGGCGCCAAGGTCGTCTACCCCTACGACACCACCCCGTTCGTGAAGATTTCCATGGAGGAGGTAGTAAAGACCCTGATGGAGGCGGTGTTCCTCGTCTTCGTCATCATTTTCCTCTTCCTGCAGAACATCCGCGCCACCCTGATTCCGACCATCGCGGTGCCGGTCGTTCTGCTTGGTACCCTCGGCGTCCTATTCGCTGCCGGGTTCTCCATCAACACCCTGACCATGTTCGCCCTGGTCATCGTCATCGGCCTTCTGGTCGACGACGCCATCGTCGTCGTCGAGAACGTGGAGAGGATCATGACCGAGGAGGGTCTCTCGCCACATGATGCCACGGTCAAGTCCATGGGGCAGATCACCTCGGCACTTTGGGGGATCGCGACGGTGCTCTCGGCGGTCTTCCTTCCGATGGCGTTCTTCGGCGGCTCCACCGGGGTCATCTACCGGCAGTTCTCCGTCACCATCGTCTCCGCGATGATCCTGTCCGTTTTGACGGCGCAGATCCTCACCCCGGCGCTTTGCTCGACGCTCCTCAAACCGGTACCGAAAGGGCACGAGGCGTGCGAGTTGGGGTGGTACTGCGGCTTTTTCCGCTGGTTCAACAGGATGTTCGACAAGGGGCGCCACAAGTACGAGTCCATCGTCCACAACTCCTTCAGAAAACCGCTGCGCTACCTCGTCTTCTACGGCTGCCTCGTGGCCGCCATGGCGATCTTCTTCCTGCGTCTTCCCACCGCGTTTCTGCCGGACGAGGACCAGGGTTTCATCATCTGCCAGATCCAGCTTCCGGCAGGGGCCACCCAGGAACGTACCGTCAAGATGCTCGAGAAGGTGGAGAAGCACTTCCTCGAGAACGAGAAGAAGTCCGTCGACTCGCTCATTACCGTTGCGGGGTTCAGCTTCGCCGGGCGTGGCCAGAACATGGGCCTCGCCTTCGTGAAGCTAAAGGACTGGAAGCTGCGTCAAACACCTGACCTTAAGGCCCCCGCCGTGGCGGGTCGCGCCATGGGCGCCTTCTCGCAGTTCCGAGACGGCATGGCCTTCGCCTTCTCCCCTCCTGCCGTCGTCGAGCTGGGGCAGGCAAACGGCTTCGACTTCCAGCTTCAGGACCGGGCCGGGCTCGGGCACCAGGCGCTCATGGACGCACGTAATCAGCTCCTCGGCATGGCCATGCAGAACAAGAAGCTCATGGCAGTCCGCCCGAACGGCCAGGACGACACCCCGCAGTTCAAGCTGAACATCGACGACGTGCGCGCGGGAGCCCTCGGCGTCTCGCTTGCCGACATCAACAACACGCTCGCCACCGCGTGGGGTTCCTCCTACGTGAACGACTTCCTGCAAAACGGCAGGGTCAAGAAGGTGTACCTGCAGGCCGACGCGGCGTACCGCATGGTCCCCGAGGACATCAACAAGTGGTACGTGCGTAACGACAAGGGTGAGATGGTTCCCTTCTCCGCCTTCGCCACCGCGAAATGGGAGCACTCCTCGCCGCGCCTCGAGCGTTACAACGGCATCCCGAGCGTGGAGATCATGGGCAACGCAGCCAAGGGGGTCTCGACCGGTGAGGCGATGGCCGAGATGGAGGCGATGGCCGCGAAGCTCCCGCAGGGGATCAGCTACGAGTGGACCGGCCTCTCCTATGAGGAGAAGGCGGCGGGCAAGCAGGCTCCCGCCCTTTACGCCATCTCGCTTCTCGTCGTCTTCCTGGCCGTCGCCGCACTCTACGAGAGCTGGAGCATCCCGTTCGTCAACCTGCTCATGCTTCCGCTGGGCCTGGTCGGCGCGGTCACCGCGGTGACGCTTAGGGTGCTGCCGAACGACATCTACCTGCAGATCGGCCTTCTGACCACGGTCGGCCTCTCCACTAAGAACGCGATCCTGATCATCCAGTTCATCAAGGACCAGATGCACCAGGGGCACGAACTGGTCGAGGCGACGCTCACCGCGGTGAAGATCAGGCTGAGGCCGGTCATCATGACCTCGCTCGCCTTCTTCTTCGGCACCCTGCCGCTTGCACTCACCAAGGGCGCCGGCGCAGGGGCCCAGAACGCCATCGGCACCGCGGTCACCGGCGGCCTTTTGTCGGCGACCTTCATCGACCTTATCTTCATCCCGTTTTTCTTCGTCATGGTGACGAAGACGTTCTCCAAAAAGCACGCAACGGCCAAGGCCGCTGCCGCACCCGTCTCGGAGGTGCAATAGACATGACACGCATGACCGTTAAACCCCTGGCCGCCACCCTGTTCCTGTTCCTGGCAGGGTGCGCCTCCATGGCTCCCAAATACAGCCAGCCTTCCGCACCTGTTCCGGCCGCATGGCCTGCAGGCCCCTCTTACCAGGCGACGCAGCCCGCCGCGCAGCAAAAACCGCTCGCCGAGATCCCCTGGCAGGAGTTCTTCGTAGAGCCGCAACTGCAGAAGCTGATTGCGCTGTCGCTCGACAACAACCGCGACCTGAGGGTGGCGGTCCTCAACATGGACCGCTTCCGCGCCCTCTACCAGATCCAGCGCGCCGACCTCTTCCCGAGCGTCACCGGGGACGGCGGGCTCGCGGTGAAACGCACCGCCGACGACCTCTCCCAAGGCGGCAGGGGAGGGGTCAGCCACTCCTACGATGTCGGCGTCGGCATCAGCGCCTACGAGCTCGACCTCTT from Geomonas ferrireducens includes these protein-coding regions:
- a CDS encoding efflux RND transporter permease subunit; the protein is MSRFFINRPIFAWVIAIAVMLGGLLAMKSLPVSQYPPIAPPQISINAMYPGASAQTVQDTVTQVIEQKMNGIDNLLYMSSTSDSAGAVSINLTFRAGTDPNIAQVQVQNKLQLATPLLPQVVQKQGVQVVKSTRNFLMVVGIVSEDNSLNRYQLTDYLVSNVQDLVSRVEGVGEVTVFGSQNAMRVWMNPDKLNNFKLTPNDVSLALQAQNAQVSAGQFGGMPASHGQQLNATITARTLLQNQEQFEEIVLRTNPDGSTVKLRDVAKIDVGTENYDILARYKGKPVAAMALRLAAGANALDTADRVKAKMAELEKFFPAGAKVVYPYDTTPFVKISMEEVVKTLMEAVFLVFVIIFLFLQNIRATLIPTIAVPVVLLGTLGVLFAAGFSINTLTMFALVIVIGLLVDDAIVVVENVERIMTEEGLSPHDATVKSMGQITSALWGIATVLSAVFLPMAFFGGSTGVIYRQFSVTIVSAMILSVLTAQILTPALCSTLLKPVPKGHEACELGWYCGFFRWFNRMFDKGRHKYESIVHNSFRKPLRYLVFYGCLVAAMAIFFLRLPTAFLPDEDQGFIICQIQLPAGATQERTVKMLEKVEKHFLENEKKSVDSLITVAGFSFAGRGQNMGLAFVKLKDWKLRQTPDLKAPAVAGRAMGAFSQFRDGMAFAFSPPAVVELGQANGFDFQLQDRAGLGHQALMDARNQLLGMAMQNKKLMAVRPNGQDDTPQFKLNIDDVRAGALGVSLADINNTLATAWGSSYVNDFLQNGRVKKVYLQADAAYRMVPEDINKWYVRNDKGEMVPFSAFATAKWEHSSPRLERYNGIPSVEIMGNAAKGVSTGEAMAEMEAMAAKLPQGISYEWTGLSYEEKAAGKQAPALYAISLLVVFLAVAALYESWSIPFVNLLMLPLGLVGAVTAVTLRVLPNDIYLQIGLLTTVGLSTKNAILIIQFIKDQMHQGHELVEATLTAVKIRLRPVIMTSLAFFFGTLPLALTKGAGAGAQNAIGTAVTGGLLSATFIDLIFIPFFFVMVTKTFSKKHATAKAAAAPVSEVQ